A window from Populus trichocarpa isolate Nisqually-1 chromosome 3, P.trichocarpa_v4.1, whole genome shotgun sequence encodes these proteins:
- the LOC7462767 gene encoding cytokinin dehydrogenase 6, whose protein sequence is MLFIRSFMILFLCCMTIRINLCFSSNPSSLRTLSVDGHFSFDDVHHAAKDFGNRFQLLPLAVLYPKSVSDIATTIRHIWQMGPNSELTVAARGHSHSLQGQAQAHQGVVINMESLQGPKMHVYTGNNPYVDASGGELWIDILRECLEYGLAPKSWTDYLHLTVGGTLSNAGVSGQAFRHGPQISNVHQMEVVTGKGEVLNCSEKQNSDLFHSVLGGLGQFGIITRARISLEPAPDMVKWIRVLYSDFTTFATDQERLIGAENTFDYIEGFVIINRTGLLNNWRSSFNPQDPVQASQFHSDGRTLYCLELAKYFNRDRADALNEEVGNLLSQLRYITSTLFQTEVPYIEFLDRVHVSEVKLRSKGLWEVPHPWLNLLIPKSKINDFADEVFGNILTDTSNGPVLIYPVNKSKWDNRTSAVIPEENIFYLVAFLTSAVPSSTGTDGLEHILTQNKRILEFCEIARLGMKQYLPHYTTHEEWKAHFGPQWEVFSQRKSTYDPLAILAPGQRIFQKAISFS, encoded by the exons ATGCTTTTCATAAGaagcttcatgattttgttCCTGTGCTGCATGACCATAAGAATTAACCTTTGTTTTTCCAGCAACCCTTCTTCATTGAGAACCCTATCCGTTGATGGTCATTTCAGCTTTGATGATGTTCACCATGCAGCCAAAGACTTCGGCAATAGGTTTCAGCTACTCCCTTTGGCAGTACTATATCCAAAGTCGGTTTCTGATATTGCCACTACAATAAGGCATATCTGGCAGATGGGTCCGAATTCAGAGCTCACAGTTGCAGCTAGAGGTCACAGCCACTCACTCCAGGGTCAGGCACAAGCCCACCAAGGAGTTGTAATCAACATGGAATCACTCCAAGGCCCTAAAATGCATGTCTACACTGGAAACAATCCATATGTGGATGCCTCTGGCGGTGAGTTATGGATAGATATCCTGCGTGAATGCCTGGAGTATGGGTTAGCACCAAAATCATGGACAGACTACTTACATTTAACTGTTGGTGGTACTTTGTCTAATGCTGGGGTTAGTGGGCAGGCATTTCGGCATGGCCCTCAGATCAGTAATGTCCACCAGATGGAAGTTGTTACAG GAAAAGGGGAAGTACTAAATTGCTCGGAGAAGCAAAATAGCGACCTATTTCACAGTGTTCTTGGAGGACTTGGTCAGTTTGGCATCATAACTCGGGCAAGAATATCCTTGGAACCAGCACCTGATATG GTGAAATGGATTAGAGTTCTCTACTCGGATTTTACAACATTTGCCACAGACCAAGAGCGTTTGATAGGTGCAGAAAACACGTTCGACTACATTGAAGGATTTGTGATAATTAACAGGACTGGCCTCCTGAATAACTGGAGGTCATCTTTCAATCCCCAAGACCCAGTTCAAGCTAGCCAGTTTCATTCGGATGGAAGAACTCTATACTGCTTAGAATTGGCCAAATACTTCAACCGTGACAGGGCAGATGCACTAAATGAG GAAGTCGGGAATTTGTTGTCTCAACTAAGATACATCACATCAACACTGTTCCAAACAGAAGTTCCATACATAGAATTCTTGGATAGAGTTCATGTGTCTGAGGTCAAACTACGGTCCAAGGGCTTGTGGGAAGTTCCACATCCATGGCTCAATCTTCTTATAcccaaaagcaaaataaacgATTTTGCTGACGAAGTCTTTGGCAATATCCTCACAGACACCAGCAACGGTCCAGTCCTTATCTACCCAGTTAACAAATCAAA ATGGGACAACAGAACTTCTGCTGTTATTCcagaggaaaatattttctacttGGTGGCTTTCCTTACCTCTGCAGTGCCCTCATCCACAGGAACTGATGGCTTAGAACATATCTTAACTCAGAATAAAAGAATTCTAGAATTTTGTGAAATAGCCCGCCTTGGGATGAAGCAATATCTGCCCCACTACACTACACATGAAGAATGGAAAGCCCACTTTGGCCCACAATGGGAAGTTTTTTCCCAAAGAAAATCTACTTATGACCCCCTGGCAATACTTGCCCCTGGCCAGAGAATATTTCAAAAGGCAATATCTTTCTCATAA